One window from the genome of Streptomyces sp. NBC_01476 encodes:
- a CDS encoding ATP-binding protein has translation MVHSPDAVRPQSRAGVGDPVRRDVFRLPALSASVADARGRVRARLGEWGTDPEACDDASLIVTELFTNAVRHTDSEKISCVLQEAGGVIRLEVTDQGRGTGVPEPCAAEADEEGGRGLLLVSVLSLAWGSDPADSGTGRVVWAEIAAHHAPY, from the coding sequence GTGGTTCATTCACCTGACGCCGTACGGCCCCAGAGCCGTGCCGGGGTCGGCGATCCGGTCCGCCGTGACGTGTTCCGGCTGCCTGCGCTGAGCGCGTCCGTCGCGGACGCCCGCGGGCGGGTCAGAGCGCGCCTGGGCGAGTGGGGTACGGATCCGGAAGCCTGCGACGACGCGAGTCTGATCGTGACGGAACTGTTCACCAACGCCGTCCGGCACACCGACAGCGAGAAGATCAGCTGCGTCCTCCAGGAGGCCGGCGGGGTCATCCGGCTGGAGGTCACCGACCAGGGCAGGGGAACCGGGGTCCCCGAGCCTTGTGCCGCCGAAGCCGACGAGGAAGGCGGGCGGGGGCTGCTGCTGGTCAGCGTCCTCTCGCTGGCCTGGGGATCGGACCCGGCAGACAGCGGTACCGGGCGCGTGGTGTGGGCGGAGATCGCCGCCCACCACGCGCCCTACTGA
- a CDS encoding SGNH/GDSL hydrolase family protein produces MADDSQTDRTDSKGAIGSYTAVGDSFTEGVGDPGPDGTYVGWADRLAVLLADRRARSAPPGDFRYANLAVRGRLLDQIVAEQVPRARELAPDLVTFCAGGNDILRPGTDPDAIAERFEAAVADLTSAVGTVLVCTGFDTRGVPVLRHLRGKIATYTAHVRAIADRYDCPVLDLWSLRSVQDRRAWSQDRLHLSPEGHTRVAQRAAQVLGLEVAADPDRPWPVEQWRPPSAVRRDNIQWAREYLVPWIGRRLRGESSGDEVAPKRPDLLPL; encoded by the coding sequence GTGGCTGACGATTCGCAGACCGACCGTACTGACAGTAAAGGCGCGATCGGGTCGTACACGGCGGTGGGGGACAGCTTCACCGAAGGTGTGGGCGACCCCGGGCCCGATGGCACCTACGTCGGCTGGGCCGACCGGCTCGCCGTCCTTCTCGCCGACCGGCGGGCGCGGTCCGCGCCGCCCGGCGACTTCCGCTACGCCAACCTCGCGGTGCGCGGCCGGCTGCTCGACCAGATCGTGGCCGAACAGGTGCCCCGGGCCCGGGAACTCGCCCCCGACCTGGTGACCTTCTGCGCCGGCGGCAACGACATCCTGCGGCCCGGCACCGACCCCGACGCCATCGCGGAGCGCTTCGAGGCCGCCGTCGCCGACCTCACCTCGGCGGTCGGCACCGTGCTGGTCTGCACCGGCTTCGACACCCGCGGAGTGCCGGTGCTGCGCCATCTGCGCGGCAAGATCGCCACGTACACCGCCCATGTCCGGGCCATCGCGGACCGCTACGACTGCCCGGTGCTCGATCTGTGGTCGCTGCGCTCGGTGCAGGACCGGCGGGCGTGGAGCCAGGACCGGCTCCACTTGTCGCCCGAGGGGCACACCCGGGTCGCACAGCGGGCCGCGCAGGTGCTGGGCCTGGAGGTGGCGGCCGACCCGGACCGGCCGTGGCCGGTGGAGCAGTGGCGTCCGCCGTCCGCGGTGCGCCGGGACAACATCCAGTGGGCCCGGGAGTATCTGGTCCCGTGGATCGGCCGCAGGCTGCGCGGGGAGTCCTCGGGGGACGAGGTGGCGCCCAAGCGGCCGGACCTGCTGCCGCTCTAG